One window from the genome of Haemorhous mexicanus isolate bHaeMex1 chromosome 22, bHaeMex1.pri, whole genome shotgun sequence encodes:
- the ANKRD13B gene encoding ankyrin repeat domain-containing protein 13B isoform X1, whose amino-acid sequence MLASCSGRKGPEGRYPLHYLVWHNRARDLDRELSAKQADIEQLDPRGRTPLHLATTLGHLECARVLLKHGADVGKENRSGWTVLQEAVSTRDLELVQLVLRYRDYQRAIKRLAGIPVLLEKLRKAQDFYVEMKWEFTSWVPLVSKICPSDTYKVWKSGQNLRVDTTLLGFDHMTWQRGNRSFVFRGQDSSAVVMEIDHDRRVVYSETLALAGHDQEVLLAAVQPTEEQVMGRLTAPVVTTQLDTKNIAFERNKSGILGWRSEKTEMVNGYEAKVYGASNVELITRTRTEHLSDQHKGKSKGCKTPLQSFLGIAEQHVGPNNGTLITQTLSHANPTAITPEEYFNPNFELGNRDMGRPMELTTKTQKFKAKLWLCEDHPLSLCEQVAPIIDLMAISNALFAKLRDFITLRLPPGFPVKIEIPIFHILNARITFGNLNGCDEPVSSLRHSPSSEAPSPSSDSSSVSSSSSLTSCRACEMDPALFEVPRGYSVVGTHQDALREDEDDLLQFAIQQSLLEAGSEYDQVTIWEALTNSKPGTHPMSHEGRRGDRTPQHTAAPRPPVAPAPGAGRAPGALFPSYAEQLRLAMALSAREQEEAERRTRQEEEDLQRILQLSLTEK is encoded by the exons ATGCTCGCGTCTTGCTCGGGCAGGAAGGGGCCGGAGGGCAGGTACCCGCTGCATTACCTCGTCTGGCACAACCGCGCCCGTGACCTGGACCGGGAGCTCAGCGCCAAGCAG GCTGACATCGAGCAGCTGGACCCCCGAGGACGAACTCCCCTGCACCTGGCCACCACGCTGGGCCACCTGGAGTGTGCCAGAGTGCTGCTGAAGCATGGCGCCGACGTGGGCAAGGAGAACCGCAGCGGATGGACAG TCCTGCAGGAGGCTGTGAGCACCCGTGACctggagctggtgcagctggtCCTGCGCTACCGCGACTACCAGAGAGCCATCAAGCGCCTGGCGGGGATCCCcgtgctgctggagaagctgcGCAAG GCCCAGGACTTCTACGTGGAGATGAAGTGGGAGTTCACCAGCTGGG TGCCCCTGGTGTCCAAGATCTGCCCCAGCGACACCTACAAGGTGTGGAAGAGTGGCCAGAACCTGCGGGTGGACACCACACTGCTGGGCTTCGACCATATGACCTGGCAGCGGGGCAACCGCAGCTTCGTCTTTCGGGGACAAG ACAGCAGTGCGGTGGTGATGGAGATTGACCATGACAGGCGGGTGGTCTACTCGGAGACGCTGGCCCTGGCTGGCCACGaccaggaggtgctgctggctgctgtgcagcccACCGAGGAGCAGGTGATGGGGCGGCTGACGGCCCCCGTCGTCACCACCCAGCTCGACACCAAGAACATCGCCTTCGAGAG GAACAAGTCCGGGATCCTGGGCTGGAGGAGTGAGAAGACGGAAATGGTGAATGGGTATGAGGCGAAG GTCTATGGCGCTTCCAATGTGGAGCTGATCACACGGACACGGACCGAGCACCTCTCAGACCAGCACAAGGGCAAGAGCAAAG gCTGTAAGACCCCCCTGCAATCCTTCCTGGGCATCGCTGAGCAGCACGTGGGGCCCAACAATGGG ACGCTGATCACGCAGACACTGAGCCACGCCAACCCCACTGCCATCACCCCTGAGGAATACTTCAACCCCAACTTCGAGCTGGGCAACCGGGACATGGGACGGCCCATGGAGCTCACCACCAAGACACAGAA GTTCAAGGcgaagctgtggctgtgtgaGGACCACCCGCTGTCCCTGTGTGAGCAGGTTGCCCCCATCATCGACCTCATGGCAATAAGCAACGCGCTCTTCGCCAAACTGCGGGACTTCATCACCCTGCGGCTCCCGCCCGGCTTCCCCGTCAAGATTG aaatccCCATCTTCCATATCCTCAATGCCCGAATAACCTTCGGCAACCTCAATGGGTGTGACGAGCCAGTCAGCTCCCTgcggcacagccccagcagcgaGGCACCCTCACCCAGCAGCGACTCCTCCAGcgtcagcagctccagctccctca ccTCATGCCGAGCGTGTGAGATGGACCCGGCGCTGTTCGAGGTGCCGCGGGGGTACAGCGTGGTGGGCACCCACCAGGACGCCCTGCGGGAGGATGAGGATGACCTGCTGCAGTTTGCCatccagcagagcctgctggaaGCAGGCAGCGAGTATGACCAG GTGACCATTTGGGAAGCACTGACCAACAGCAAGCCGGGCACCCACCCCATGTCACATGAGGGCCGCCGGGGAGACAG gaCTCCCCAGCACACGGCAGCCCCGCGTCCCCCCGTGGCCCCGGCGCCGGGGGCCGGCAGGGCGCCGGGCGCGCTGTTCCCCAGCTACGCGGAGCAGCTGCGCCTGGCCATGGCGCTGTCGGCGCGGGAGCAGGAGGAAGCGGAGCGCCGGACGcgccaggaggaggaggatctGCAGCGcatcctgcagctctctctGACGGAGAAGTGA
- the ANKRD13B gene encoding ankyrin repeat domain-containing protein 13B isoform X2 — MLASCSGRKGPEGRYPLHYLVWHNRARDLDRELSAKQADIEQLDPRGRTPLHLATTLGHLECARVLLKHGADVGKENRSGWTVLQEAVSTRDLELVQLVLRYRDYQRAIKRLAGIPVLLEKLRKAQDFYVEMKWEFTSWVPLVSKICPSDTYKVWKSGQNLRVDTTLLGFDHMTWQRGNRSFVFRGQDSSAVVMEIDHDRRVVYSETLALAGHDQEVLLAAVQPTEEQVMGRLTAPVVTTQLDTKNIAFERNKSGILGWRSEKTEMVNGYEAKVYGASNVELITRTRTEHLSDQHKGKSKGCKTPLQSFLGIAEQHVGPNNGTLITQTLSHANPTAITPEEYFNPNFELGNRDMGRPMELTTKTQKFKAKLWLCEDHPLSLCEQVAPIIDLMAISNALFAKLRDFITLRLPPGFPVKIEIPIFHILNARITFGNLNGCDEPVSSLRHSPSSEAPSPSSDSSSVSSSSSLTSCRACEMDPALFEVPRGYSVVGTHQDALREDEDDLLQFAIQQSLLEAGSEYDQVTIWEALTNSKPGTHPMSHEGRRGDRLDSPAHGSPASPRGPGAGGRQGAGRAVPQLRGAAAPGHGAVGAGAGGSGAPDAPGGGGSAAHPAALSDGEVTPHPH, encoded by the exons ATGCTCGCGTCTTGCTCGGGCAGGAAGGGGCCGGAGGGCAGGTACCCGCTGCATTACCTCGTCTGGCACAACCGCGCCCGTGACCTGGACCGGGAGCTCAGCGCCAAGCAG GCTGACATCGAGCAGCTGGACCCCCGAGGACGAACTCCCCTGCACCTGGCCACCACGCTGGGCCACCTGGAGTGTGCCAGAGTGCTGCTGAAGCATGGCGCCGACGTGGGCAAGGAGAACCGCAGCGGATGGACAG TCCTGCAGGAGGCTGTGAGCACCCGTGACctggagctggtgcagctggtCCTGCGCTACCGCGACTACCAGAGAGCCATCAAGCGCCTGGCGGGGATCCCcgtgctgctggagaagctgcGCAAG GCCCAGGACTTCTACGTGGAGATGAAGTGGGAGTTCACCAGCTGGG TGCCCCTGGTGTCCAAGATCTGCCCCAGCGACACCTACAAGGTGTGGAAGAGTGGCCAGAACCTGCGGGTGGACACCACACTGCTGGGCTTCGACCATATGACCTGGCAGCGGGGCAACCGCAGCTTCGTCTTTCGGGGACAAG ACAGCAGTGCGGTGGTGATGGAGATTGACCATGACAGGCGGGTGGTCTACTCGGAGACGCTGGCCCTGGCTGGCCACGaccaggaggtgctgctggctgctgtgcagcccACCGAGGAGCAGGTGATGGGGCGGCTGACGGCCCCCGTCGTCACCACCCAGCTCGACACCAAGAACATCGCCTTCGAGAG GAACAAGTCCGGGATCCTGGGCTGGAGGAGTGAGAAGACGGAAATGGTGAATGGGTATGAGGCGAAG GTCTATGGCGCTTCCAATGTGGAGCTGATCACACGGACACGGACCGAGCACCTCTCAGACCAGCACAAGGGCAAGAGCAAAG gCTGTAAGACCCCCCTGCAATCCTTCCTGGGCATCGCTGAGCAGCACGTGGGGCCCAACAATGGG ACGCTGATCACGCAGACACTGAGCCACGCCAACCCCACTGCCATCACCCCTGAGGAATACTTCAACCCCAACTTCGAGCTGGGCAACCGGGACATGGGACGGCCCATGGAGCTCACCACCAAGACACAGAA GTTCAAGGcgaagctgtggctgtgtgaGGACCACCCGCTGTCCCTGTGTGAGCAGGTTGCCCCCATCATCGACCTCATGGCAATAAGCAACGCGCTCTTCGCCAAACTGCGGGACTTCATCACCCTGCGGCTCCCGCCCGGCTTCCCCGTCAAGATTG aaatccCCATCTTCCATATCCTCAATGCCCGAATAACCTTCGGCAACCTCAATGGGTGTGACGAGCCAGTCAGCTCCCTgcggcacagccccagcagcgaGGCACCCTCACCCAGCAGCGACTCCTCCAGcgtcagcagctccagctccctca ccTCATGCCGAGCGTGTGAGATGGACCCGGCGCTGTTCGAGGTGCCGCGGGGGTACAGCGTGGTGGGCACCCACCAGGACGCCCTGCGGGAGGATGAGGATGACCTGCTGCAGTTTGCCatccagcagagcctgctggaaGCAGGCAGCGAGTATGACCAG GTGACCATTTGGGAAGCACTGACCAACAGCAAGCCGGGCACCCACCCCATGTCACATGAGGGCCGCCGGGGAGACAGGTTG gaCTCCCCAGCACACGGCAGCCCCGCGTCCCCCCGTGGCCCCGGCGCCGGGGGCCGGCAGGGCGCCGGGCGCGCTGTTCCCCAGCTACGCGGAGCAGCTGCGCCTGGCCATGGCGCTGTCGGCGCGGGAGCAGGAGGAAGCGGAGCGCCGGACGcgccaggaggaggaggatctGCAGCGcatcctgcagctctctctGACGGAGAAGTGACCCCGCACCCCCACTGA
- the CORO6 gene encoding coronin-6 isoform X4 has product MSRRVVRQSKFRHVFGQPVKADQMYEDIRVSKVTCDSSFCAVNPKFVAIIVESGGGGAFIVLPLAKTGRVDKNHPLVTGHTAPVLDIDWCPHNDNVIASASEDTTVMVWQIPDYVPVRNITEPVVTLEGHSKRVSIISWHPTARNVLLSAGCDNLVILWNVGTGEMLLALDDMHTDLIYNVGWNRNGSLLVTTCKDKKVRVIDPRKQQIIAEKTKPHDGTRPIRAIFVADGKIFTTGFSRMSERQLGLWDLERFAPHEGLRPVRAIFTREGHIFTTGFTRMSQRELGLWDPNNFEEPIALQEMDTSNGVLLPFYDADSSIVYLCGKGDSSIRYFEITDEAPYVHYLNTYSSKEPQRGMGFMPKRGLDVSKCEIARFFKLHERKCEPIVMTVPRKSDLFQDDLYPDTPGPEPALEADEWLSGKDAEPILISLRDGYVPIKNRELKVVKKNILDSKPPPGPRRRHSTCDSDFSQPALEEVLEEIRALKETVQAQEKRISDLENKLGQFTNGTD; this is encoded by the exons ATGAGCCGCCGCGTGGTGCGCCAGAGCAAGTTCCGGCACGTCTTCGGGCAGCCGGTGAAGGCAGACCAGATGTACGAGGACATCCGTGTCTCCAAGGTGACATGTGACAGCTCCTTCTGCGCTGTCAACCCCAAGTTTGTGGCCATCATTGTGGAGTCCGGTGGTGGCGGGGCCTTCATTGTCCTGCCCCTTGCCAAG ACAGGACGGGTGGACAAGAACCACCCGCTGGTCACGGGACACACGGCGCCCGTGCTGGACATCGACTGGTGTCCCCACAACGACAACGTCATCGCCAGCGCCTCGGAGGACACCACTGTCATG GTATGGCAGATCCCCGACTATGTCCCCGTGCGCAACATCACGGAGCCCGTGGTGACACTGGAGGGACACTCCAAGCGGGTGAGCATCATCTCCTGGCACCCCACGGCCCGCAACGTCCTGCTCAGCGCAG GCTGCGACAACCTGGTGATCCTCTGGAATGTGGGCactggggagatgctgctggctctggatGACATGCACACCGACCTCATCTACAACGTGGGCTGGAACCGCAACGGCAGCCTGCTGGTCACCACCTGCAAGGACAAGAAGGTCCGTGTCATCGACCCCCGCAAGCAGCAGATCATAGCG GAGAAAACCAAACCGCACGACGGCACCCGGCCCATCCGCGCCATCTTCGTGGCCGATGGCAAGATCTTCACCACGGGCTTCAGCAGGATGAGCGAGCGGCAGCTGGGCCTCTGGGACCTG gaGAGGTTTGCCCCCCACGAAGGGCTGAGGCCCGTGCGGGCCATCTTCACACGGGAAGGACACATCTTTACCACGGGCTTTACCAGAATGAGCCAgcgggagctgggcttgtgggACCCG AATAACTTTGAGGAGCCCATTGCCCTGCAAGAGATGGACACGAGCAACGGGGTCCTGCTGCCCTTCTATGACGCTGATTCCAGCATTGTCTACCTCTGTGGGAAG ggtgacagcagcatCCGGTACTTCGAGATCACGGACGAGGCTCCCTACGTGCACTACCTGAACACCTACAGCAGCAAGGAGCCCCAGCGGGGCATGGGCTTCATGCCCAAGCGTGGGCTGGATGTCAGCAAGTGTGAGATCGCCAG GTTCTTCAAGCTGCACGAGCGCAAGTGCGAGCCCATCGTCATGACGGTGCCACGCAAG TCAGACCTCTTCCAGGATGACCTTTACCCTGACACGCCaggccctgagccagccctggagGCAGATGAGTGGCTGTCAGGGAAGGATGCAGAGCCCATCCTCATCTCGCTGCGGGATGGGTACGTCCCCATCAAGAACCGGGAGCTGAAGGTGGTCAAGAAGAACATCCTGGACAGCAAACCCCCACCAGGCCCCCGACGCAGGCACTCCACCTGCGACTCAGACTTCTCT cagccggCCTtggaggaggtgctggaggagatCCGTGCCCTGAAGGAGACGGTCCAAGCGCAGGAGAAGCGCATCTCCGACCTGGAGAACAAACTCGGCCAGTTCACCAACGGCACGGACTAG
- the CORO6 gene encoding coronin-6 isoform X2 → MSRRVVRQSKFRHVFGQPVKADQMYEDIRVSKVTCDSSFCAVNPKFVAIIVESGGGGAFIVLPLAKTGRVDKNHPLVTGHTAPVLDIDWCPHNDNVIASASEDTTVMVWQIPDYVPVRNITEPVVTLEGHSKRVSIISWHPTARNVLLSAGCDNLVILWNVGTGEMLLALDDMHTDLIYNVGWNRNGSLLVTTCKDKKVRVIDPRKQQIIAEKTKPHDGTRPIRAIFVADGKIFTTGFSRMSERQLGLWDLNNFEEPIALQEMDTSNGVLLPFYDADSSIVYLCGKGDSSIRYFEITDEAPYVHYLNTYSSKEPQRGMGFMPKRGLDVSKCEIARFFKLHERKCEPIVMTVPRKSDLFQDDLYPDTPGPEPALEADEWLSGKDAEPILISLRDGYVPIKNRELKVVKKNILDSKPPPGPRRRHSTCDSDFSQPALEEVLEEIRALKETVQAQEKRISDLENKLGQFTNGTD, encoded by the exons ATGAGCCGCCGCGTGGTGCGCCAGAGCAAGTTCCGGCACGTCTTCGGGCAGCCGGTGAAGGCAGACCAGATGTACGAGGACATCCGTGTCTCCAAGGTGACATGTGACAGCTCCTTCTGCGCTGTCAACCCCAAGTTTGTGGCCATCATTGTGGAGTCCGGTGGTGGCGGGGCCTTCATTGTCCTGCCCCTTGCCAAG ACAGGACGGGTGGACAAGAACCACCCGCTGGTCACGGGACACACGGCGCCCGTGCTGGACATCGACTGGTGTCCCCACAACGACAACGTCATCGCCAGCGCCTCGGAGGACACCACTGTCATG GTATGGCAGATCCCCGACTATGTCCCCGTGCGCAACATCACGGAGCCCGTGGTGACACTGGAGGGACACTCCAAGCGGGTGAGCATCATCTCCTGGCACCCCACGGCCCGCAACGTCCTGCTCAGCGCAG GCTGCGACAACCTGGTGATCCTCTGGAATGTGGGCactggggagatgctgctggctctggatGACATGCACACCGACCTCATCTACAACGTGGGCTGGAACCGCAACGGCAGCCTGCTGGTCACCACCTGCAAGGACAAGAAGGTCCGTGTCATCGACCCCCGCAAGCAGCAGATCATAGCG GAGAAAACCAAACCGCACGACGGCACCCGGCCCATCCGCGCCATCTTCGTGGCCGATGGCAAGATCTTCACCACGGGCTTCAGCAGGATGAGCGAGCGGCAGCTGGGCCTCTGGGACCTG AATAACTTTGAGGAGCCCATTGCCCTGCAAGAGATGGACACGAGCAACGGGGTCCTGCTGCCCTTCTATGACGCTGATTCCAGCATTGTCTACCTCTGTGGGAAG ggtgacagcagcatCCGGTACTTCGAGATCACGGACGAGGCTCCCTACGTGCACTACCTGAACACCTACAGCAGCAAGGAGCCCCAGCGGGGCATGGGCTTCATGCCCAAGCGTGGGCTGGATGTCAGCAAGTGTGAGATCGCCAG GTTCTTCAAGCTGCACGAGCGCAAGTGCGAGCCCATCGTCATGACGGTGCCACGCAAG TCAGACCTCTTCCAGGATGACCTTTACCCTGACACGCCaggccctgagccagccctggagGCAGATGAGTGGCTGTCAGGGAAGGATGCAGAGCCCATCCTCATCTCGCTGCGGGATGGGTACGTCCCCATCAAGAACCGGGAGCTGAAGGTGGTCAAGAAGAACATCCTGGACAGCAAACCCCCACCAGGCCCCCGACGCAGGCACTCCACCTGCGACTCAGACTTCTCT cagccggCCTtggaggaggtgctggaggagatCCGTGCCCTGAAGGAGACGGTCCAAGCGCAGGAGAAGCGCATCTCCGACCTGGAGAACAAACTCGGCCAGTTCACCAACGGCACGGACTAG
- the CORO6 gene encoding coronin-6 isoform X3: MSRRVVRQSKFRHVFGQPVKADQMYEDIRVSKVTCDSSFCAVNPKFVAIIVESGGGGAFIVLPLAKTGRVDKNHPLVTGHTAPVLDIDWCPHNDNVIASASEDTTVMVWQIPDYVPVRNITEPVVTLEGHSKRVSIISWHPTARNVLLSAGCDNLVILWNVGTGEMLLALDDMHTDLIYNVGWNRNGSLLVTTCKDKKVRVIDPRKQQIIAEKTKPHDGTRPIRAIFVADGKIFTTGFSRMSERQLGLWDLNNFEEPIALQEMDTSNGVLLPFYDADSSIVYLCGKGDSSIRYFEITDEAPYVHYLNTYSSKEPQRGMGFMPKRGLDVSKCEIARFFKLHERKCEPIVMTVPRKSDLFQDDLYPDTPGPEPALEADEWLSGKDAEPILISLRDGYVPIKNRELKVVKKNILDSKPPPGPRRRHSTCDSDFSPALEEVLEEIRALKETVQAQEKRISDLENKLGQFTNGTD, from the exons ATGAGCCGCCGCGTGGTGCGCCAGAGCAAGTTCCGGCACGTCTTCGGGCAGCCGGTGAAGGCAGACCAGATGTACGAGGACATCCGTGTCTCCAAGGTGACATGTGACAGCTCCTTCTGCGCTGTCAACCCCAAGTTTGTGGCCATCATTGTGGAGTCCGGTGGTGGCGGGGCCTTCATTGTCCTGCCCCTTGCCAAG ACAGGACGGGTGGACAAGAACCACCCGCTGGTCACGGGACACACGGCGCCCGTGCTGGACATCGACTGGTGTCCCCACAACGACAACGTCATCGCCAGCGCCTCGGAGGACACCACTGTCATG GTATGGCAGATCCCCGACTATGTCCCCGTGCGCAACATCACGGAGCCCGTGGTGACACTGGAGGGACACTCCAAGCGGGTGAGCATCATCTCCTGGCACCCCACGGCCCGCAACGTCCTGCTCAGCGCAG GCTGCGACAACCTGGTGATCCTCTGGAATGTGGGCactggggagatgctgctggctctggatGACATGCACACCGACCTCATCTACAACGTGGGCTGGAACCGCAACGGCAGCCTGCTGGTCACCACCTGCAAGGACAAGAAGGTCCGTGTCATCGACCCCCGCAAGCAGCAGATCATAGCG GAGAAAACCAAACCGCACGACGGCACCCGGCCCATCCGCGCCATCTTCGTGGCCGATGGCAAGATCTTCACCACGGGCTTCAGCAGGATGAGCGAGCGGCAGCTGGGCCTCTGGGACCTG AATAACTTTGAGGAGCCCATTGCCCTGCAAGAGATGGACACGAGCAACGGGGTCCTGCTGCCCTTCTATGACGCTGATTCCAGCATTGTCTACCTCTGTGGGAAG ggtgacagcagcatCCGGTACTTCGAGATCACGGACGAGGCTCCCTACGTGCACTACCTGAACACCTACAGCAGCAAGGAGCCCCAGCGGGGCATGGGCTTCATGCCCAAGCGTGGGCTGGATGTCAGCAAGTGTGAGATCGCCAG GTTCTTCAAGCTGCACGAGCGCAAGTGCGAGCCCATCGTCATGACGGTGCCACGCAAG TCAGACCTCTTCCAGGATGACCTTTACCCTGACACGCCaggccctgagccagccctggagGCAGATGAGTGGCTGTCAGGGAAGGATGCAGAGCCCATCCTCATCTCGCTGCGGGATGGGTACGTCCCCATCAAGAACCGGGAGCTGAAGGTGGTCAAGAAGAACATCCTGGACAGCAAACCCCCACCAGGCCCCCGACGCAGGCACTCCACCTGCGACTCAGACTTCTCT ccggCCTtggaggaggtgctggaggagatCCGTGCCCTGAAGGAGACGGTCCAAGCGCAGGAGAAGCGCATCTCCGACCTGGAGAACAAACTCGGCCAGTTCACCAACGGCACGGACTAG
- the CORO6 gene encoding coronin-6 isoform X1 has protein sequence MSRRVVRQSKFRHVFGQPVKADQMYEDIRVSKVTCDSSFCAVNPKFVAIIVESGGGGAFIVLPLAKTGRVDKNHPLVTGHTAPVLDIDWCPHNDNVIASASEDTTVMVWQIPDYVPVRNITEPVVTLEGHSKRVSIISWHPTARNVLLSAGCDNLVILWNVGTGEMLLALDDMHTDLIYNVGWNRNGSLLVTTCKDKKVRVIDPRKQQIIAERFAPHEGLRPVRAIFTREGHIFTTGFTRMSQRELGLWDPNNFEEPIALQEMDTSNGVLLPFYDADSSIVYLCGKGDSSIRYFEITDEAPYVHYLNTYSSKEPQRGMGFMPKRGLDVSKCEIARFFKLHERKCEPIVMTVPRKSDLFQDDLYPDTPGPEPALEADEWLSGKDAEPILISLRDGYVPIKNRELKVVKKNILDSKPPPGPRRRHSTCDSDFSQPALEEVLEEIRALKETVQAQEKRISDLENKLGQFTNGTD, from the exons ATGAGCCGCCGCGTGGTGCGCCAGAGCAAGTTCCGGCACGTCTTCGGGCAGCCGGTGAAGGCAGACCAGATGTACGAGGACATCCGTGTCTCCAAGGTGACATGTGACAGCTCCTTCTGCGCTGTCAACCCCAAGTTTGTGGCCATCATTGTGGAGTCCGGTGGTGGCGGGGCCTTCATTGTCCTGCCCCTTGCCAAG ACAGGACGGGTGGACAAGAACCACCCGCTGGTCACGGGACACACGGCGCCCGTGCTGGACATCGACTGGTGTCCCCACAACGACAACGTCATCGCCAGCGCCTCGGAGGACACCACTGTCATG GTATGGCAGATCCCCGACTATGTCCCCGTGCGCAACATCACGGAGCCCGTGGTGACACTGGAGGGACACTCCAAGCGGGTGAGCATCATCTCCTGGCACCCCACGGCCCGCAACGTCCTGCTCAGCGCAG GCTGCGACAACCTGGTGATCCTCTGGAATGTGGGCactggggagatgctgctggctctggatGACATGCACACCGACCTCATCTACAACGTGGGCTGGAACCGCAACGGCAGCCTGCTGGTCACCACCTGCAAGGACAAGAAGGTCCGTGTCATCGACCCCCGCAAGCAGCAGATCATAGCG gaGAGGTTTGCCCCCCACGAAGGGCTGAGGCCCGTGCGGGCCATCTTCACACGGGAAGGACACATCTTTACCACGGGCTTTACCAGAATGAGCCAgcgggagctgggcttgtgggACCCG AATAACTTTGAGGAGCCCATTGCCCTGCAAGAGATGGACACGAGCAACGGGGTCCTGCTGCCCTTCTATGACGCTGATTCCAGCATTGTCTACCTCTGTGGGAAG ggtgacagcagcatCCGGTACTTCGAGATCACGGACGAGGCTCCCTACGTGCACTACCTGAACACCTACAGCAGCAAGGAGCCCCAGCGGGGCATGGGCTTCATGCCCAAGCGTGGGCTGGATGTCAGCAAGTGTGAGATCGCCAG GTTCTTCAAGCTGCACGAGCGCAAGTGCGAGCCCATCGTCATGACGGTGCCACGCAAG TCAGACCTCTTCCAGGATGACCTTTACCCTGACACGCCaggccctgagccagccctggagGCAGATGAGTGGCTGTCAGGGAAGGATGCAGAGCCCATCCTCATCTCGCTGCGGGATGGGTACGTCCCCATCAAGAACCGGGAGCTGAAGGTGGTCAAGAAGAACATCCTGGACAGCAAACCCCCACCAGGCCCCCGACGCAGGCACTCCACCTGCGACTCAGACTTCTCT cagccggCCTtggaggaggtgctggaggagatCCGTGCCCTGAAGGAGACGGTCCAAGCGCAGGAGAAGCGCATCTCCGACCTGGAGAACAAACTCGGCCAGTTCACCAACGGCACGGACTAG